The following proteins are encoded in a genomic region of Eulemur rufifrons isolate Redbay chromosome 18, OSU_ERuf_1, whole genome shotgun sequence:
- the SLC25A4 gene encoding ADP/ATP translocase 1 has protein sequence MSDQALSFLKDFLAGGIAAAVSKTAVAPIERVKLLLQVQHASKQISAEKQYKGIIDCVVRIPKEQGFLSFWRGNLANVIRYFPTQALNFAFKDKYKQIFLGGVDRHKQFWRYFAGNLASGGAAGATSLCFVYPLDFARTRLAADVGKGAAQREFTGLGNCITKIFKSDGLKGLYQGFNVSVQGIIIYRAAYFGIYDTAKGMLPDPKNVHIFVSWMIAQSVTAVAGLVSYPFDTVRRRMMMQSGRKGADIMYTGTIDCWRKIAKDEGAKAFFKGAWSNVLRGMGGAFVLVLYDEIKKYV, from the exons ATGAGCGATCAAGCTTTGAGCTTCCTGAAGGACTTCCTGGCAGGTGGCATCGCCGCTGCCGTCTCCAAGACCGCGGTCGCCCCCATCGAGAGGGTCAAACTGCTGCTGCAG gtccaGCATGCCAGCAAACAGATCAGTGCTGAGAAGCAGTACAAAGGGATCATTGATTGCGTGGTGAGAATCCCCAAGGAGCAGGGCTTTCTCTCCTTCTGGAGGGGTAACCTGGCCAACGTGATCCGTTACTTCCCCACCCAAGCTCTCAACTTCGCCTTCAAGGACAAGTACAAGCAGATCTTCCTGGGGGGCGTGGATCGGCATAAGCAGTTCTGGCGCTACTTTGCTGGTAACCTGGCTTCCGGTGGGGCCGCTGGGGCCACCTCTCTTTGCTTTGTCTACCCGCTGGACTTTGCTAGGACCAGGTTGGCTGCCGATGTGGGCAAGGGCGCCGCGCAGCGTGAGTTCACTGGTCTGGGCAACTGTATCACCAAGATCTTCAAGTCTGATGGCCTCAAGGGTCTCTACCAGGGCTTCAACGTCTCTGTCCAGGGCATCATTATCTACAGAGCTGCCTACTTTGGCATCTATGATACTGCCAAAG GGATGCTGCCTGACCCCAAGAATGTGCACATTTTTGTGAGCTGGATGATTGCCCAGAGCGTGACGGCGGTTGCAGGGCTGGTGTCCTACCCTTTTGACACTGTTCGTCGTAGGATGATGATGCAGTCTGGTCGGAAAGGGG CTGATATCATGTACACGGGGACAATCGACTGCTGGAGGAAGATTGCAAAAGATGAAGGAGCCAAGGCCTTCTTCAAGGGTGCCTGGTCCAATGTGTTGAGAGGCATGGGTGGTGCTTTTGTATTGGTATTGTATGATGAGATCAAAAAATACGTCTAA